Proteins encoded in a region of the uncultured Methanobrevibacter sp. genome:
- a CDS encoding DUF2971 domain-containing protein has protein sequence MSEEKFFDCIFNKFPNKEVSYHDCIDIKNQFVPEKLYKYTRAKYAEELLIENLIYLPTIKELNDPYEARLFLNNERLKKEIYKNIDLNKFPKEMADEVIQDSSNKLSDEINTEISQDYSVICLSKDNCINPLWGNYADKYQGICLEYNLKDTEKTYLKDFCFPIKYVEREEDFEQIKSNESFAYNNIFFEPLLKKSFDWNYEKEWRVIIYKPDFQNMIEKKRKNCKIKEYLKFIEPTKVYLGLKIEESHENKILRICKDKGIDVCKMKIDNTNYNFKYEYKYKNNEQ, from the coding sequence ATGTCTGAAGAAAAATTTTTTGATTGTATTTTTAATAAGTTTCCAAATAAAGAAGTATCTTATCATGATTGTATTGATATAAAAAATCAATTTGTTCCTGAAAAACTTTATAAATATACAAGAGCTAAATATGCTGAAGAATTATTAATTGAAAATTTAATATATTTGCCAACGATTAAAGAATTAAATGATCCTTATGAAGCACGTCTTTTTCTAAATAATGAAAGATTAAAAAAAGAAATTTATAAAAATATAGATTTAAATAAATTTCCAAAAGAGATGGCTGATGAGGTAATTCAGGATTCTTCAAATAAACTTTCAGATGAAATTAACACAGAAATTTCACAGGACTATTCAGTGATATGTTTATCTAAAGATAATTGTATTAATCCCTTATGGGGTAATTATGCAGATAAATATCAGGGAATATGCCTGGAGTATAACCTAAAAGATACCGAAAAAACATATCTTAAAGATTTTTGTTTTCCAATTAAATATGTAGAACGAGAAGAGGATTTTGAGCAAATTAAATCTAATGAAAGTTTTGCATATAATAATATTTTCTTTGAACCGTTACTAAAGAAATCTTTTGATTGGAATTATGAAAAGGAATGGAGGGTTATAATTTACAAACCCGATTTTCAAAATATGATAGAAAAAAAGAGGAAAAATTGCAAAATCAAAGAGTATTTAAAGTTCATAGAACCTACTAAAGTATATTTGGGTTTAAAAATTGAGGAGAGTCATGAAAATAAAATTTTAAGAATTTGTAAAGATAAAGGAATTGATGTTTGTAAAATGAAAATTGATAATACAAATTATAATTTTAAGTATGAATACAAATATAAAAACAATGAACAGTAA
- a CDS encoding HNH endonuclease codes for MEDRDNEKCVLCGANQHLKLHHVFSFKNFIPLRLEPENGITLCHWCHKKYHAFYNLENTNPVTLLKFFKEFRF; via the coding sequence ATGGAAGATAGGGATAATGAAAAATGTGTTTTGTGCGGGGCAAACCAGCACCTGAAACTACATCACGTGTTTTCATTTAAGAATTTTATACCCTTACGTCTTGAGCCGGAAAACGGCATAACATTATGTCACTGGTGCCATAAAAAGTATCATGCATTTTATAATCTTGAGAACACCAATCCGGTGACACTCCTGAAATTCTTTAAGGAGTTTAGGTTTTAG